The following coding sequences are from one Humulus lupulus chromosome X, drHumLupu1.1, whole genome shotgun sequence window:
- the LOC133804704 gene encoding protein FAR1-RELATED SEQUENCE 5-like, with protein MFHRSETDIIEENDWDWFGLRFCEEYKEEEGGGDDMGDTVDEGGGDAMGNTVDEGGTSSPEKTEMATHEIKDTNQFCKYDLYENPLLLSRDGMVGHVFQSLDMVEEFIHEYARFIGFSLRKSIMRKNTTGDVRQRQWVCSREGWQSEMHVGRLDRTREPKPISRVGCKVCFRLNLVKGSRNWICKEFIPILSHNVVADNHKQFLRSNRVISEGTLTTAQIMKESGIRTCHIMSYMAKQMGGYENIQFTSKELYNRISHASKVEFIGSNARRAIGYLEHKADEDPGFFGQFSYNEDNCLLNLFWADGRCRSDYETYGHAVAFDSTYKTNSYGKSLLIWIGINNHCRMCILGFTVIDNESSSSYKWATRAFLECMGGVLPKIVVTDGDEAIAITLEELMPDVPHRLCYWHLHNKAVLKVKDPSFASRFTKLVFRYYTKDEFEDKWCHLVKDFGIQGTEYAAKLYADKEKWAKTFLRGNFFCGMTTTQ; from the coding sequence ATGTTTCACAGGTCCGAAACAGACATTATCGAAGAGAATGATTGGGATTGGTTTGGCTTACGTTTTTGTGAAGAATATAAGGAAGAAGAAGGTGGGGGAGATGACATGGGGGATACAGTTGATGAAGGTGGTGGAGATGCCATGGGGAATACAGTTGATGAAGGTGGGACATCAAGTCCGGAAAAGACGGAAATGGCAACTCACGAAATAAAGGATACCAACCAATTTTGTAAGTATGATTTATACGAAAACCCATTGTTGTTGAGTAGAGATGGCATGGTTGGCCATGTTTTTCAATCACTGGACATGGTTGAAGAATTCATTCATGAATATGCAAGATTCATTGGGTTCAGCCTGCGTAAAAGTATCATGCGAAAAAATACTACAGGTGATGTACGTCAACGTCAGTGGGTATGCTCCCGCGAGGGCTGGCAGTCTGAAATGCATGTGGGAAGGCTTGATAGAACTAGGGAGCCTAAGCCAATTAGTCGAGTGGGATGCAAGGTTTGCTTTCGATTGAACTTGGTGAAGGGTAGTAGGAATTGGATATGCAAAGAATTCATCCCAATTCTTTCTCACAACGTTGTAGCAGACAACCATAAACAATTCCTTCGGTCCAATCGGGTAATCTCAGAAGGAACCTTGACGACTGCACAAATAATGAAGGAGTCGGGCATAAGAACTTGCCACATCATGTCGTACATGGCAAAGCAAATGGGTGGTTATGAGAATATTCAATTCACATCAAAAGAACTTTACAATCGAATATCCCATGCTTCAAAAGTTGAGTTTATCGGTTCCAATGCAAGGCGGGCAATCGGATATTTGGAGCATAAAGCTGATGAGGACCCTGGTTTTTTTGGACAGTTTTCGTACAATGAGGATAATTGTCTTCTTAATTTATTTTGGGCAGATGGGAGATGTAGATCAGACTATGAAACATATGGCCATGCAGTAGCTTTTGATTCGACGTACAAGACTAATAGTTATGGGAAGTCGCTGCTGATATGGATAGGAATTAATAACCACTGTAGAATGTGCATTTTGGGCTTTACCGTTATTGACAATGAGTCTAGCAGCAGCTACAAGTGGGCGACAAGGGCTTTCCTGGAATGCATGGGAGGTGTTCTACCCAAAATAGTAGTGACAGATGGAGACGAAGCTATTGCTATCACGCTAGAGGAGTTGATGCCTGATGTACCCCACCGATTATGTTATTGGCATTTACACAACAAAGCTGTTTTAAAAGTGAAAGATCCATCTTTTGCGAGCAGGTTTACCAAATTGGTATTCCGGTACTACACAAAGGACGAGTTTGAAGATAAATGGTGCCACTTAGTGAAAGATTTTGGGATACAAGGCACTGAATATGCTGCAAAACTTTATGCAGACAAGGAGAAGTGGGCTAAAACATTTTTGAGAGGGAATTTCTTCTGTGGAATGACAACTACTCAATGA
- the LOC133804710 gene encoding uncharacterized protein LOC133804710 yields the protein MPPKGNGVSGPVVQNVPPADMSDQIERMCRLLEASQQRSDEAIKTLTEAQAKLEAEIAKLRRSTDTTRNTQARENLDSDRSDVLVDRVNSPPHNMNPGNGQSQAIPPSSGTDGQQAPTSGAHGRAEAEHTGPAQPTTDVRPQRTIPHVAHDSPSEGCVPSICFLDSWKQDMMREMMQKFTDGRSAYATEHLDLVSRTTEKSPFSEWILNEPKPRDFAIPSLPAFNGKGDPLNHLFQFQQKMALEANNEAIQCKVFSTTFSGPALLWFRQLKAGSLNSFSDLRRSFLQQYSANREAPRTMADLYRIEQGENEHPKAYLQRFIDLVHQIHDVDPLTAANLFVKSLQVGSLLHENLTMTPPYDMADVQTRAEGVFRVLEFRERAQKKTALISAPPANNPPPPVRDDKRKRNQTDHTKEGKRPRQDRQPSRYPSFEYTVPQEVIYEENKDRPIWREPYKINTPSDRRDKSKYCLFHKDHGHTIAECHNLNNQIQALMRSGRLTQYIKETDRPGASRQNTASAPTPQASDPVHTASDSTLEPLKQVPMIHGIVESTDNQDHAIKIHKRMEERVKRYKSLGHVVNLVTSEERSYTASAITFTNEDLKGVHLPHDDPLVISLQVDHCQLGRVLIDGGSGVDILFWEAYQKMGLEENQIRPSTMPVLGFNSQRVYPKGVVRLTVVAAERTLPVDFLIIDSATSYNAIMGRGWIHRMRGVVSTLHQVMRCQSLNGRYTVDIKGCQKQAKKCFLTLKEISSSASASHEDSPDK from the coding sequence ATGCCACCCAAAGGCAACGGAGTTTCGGGCCCGGTTGTACAGAACGTCCCTCCGGCAGACATGAGCGACCAGATCGAGAGAATGTGTCGTCTACTGGAAGCAAGCCAGCAGCGGTCCGACGAGGCAATCAAGACATTAACCGAAGCCCAAGCCAAGCTCGAAGCAGAGATTGCTAAGCTCCGCAGGTCCACTGACACAACTCGCAACACCCAAGCCCGTGAGAATCTTGATTCCGACAGATCTGACGTTCTAGTCGACCGTGTCAATTCCCCACCTCACAACATGAACCCAGGTAACGGGCAGTCCCAAGCCATCCCCCCATCCTCTGGGACCGACGGGCAACAAGCCCCAACCTCTGGCGCCCATGGGCGGGCCGAGGCAGAACACACTGGACCCGCTCAGCCAACAACAGACGTCCGGCCTCAACGCACCATACCTCATGTCGCACACGATTCTCCCTCAGAAGGTTGTGTTCCCTCGATCTGTTTCTTGGACAGTTGGAAACAGGACATGATGAGGGAAATGATGCAGAAGTTCACAGATGGACGATCCGCCTACGCCACCGAACATCTGGATCTTGTATCAAGAACCACTGAAAAATCGCCTTTTTCGGAATGGATTCTGAATGAGCCAAAACCTCGGGACTTCGCCATCCCTTCCCTGCCTGCGTTCAACGGAAAGGGAGACCCATTAAACCACCTATTTCAATTTCAACAGAAGATGGCGTTAGAAGCTAATAACGAAGCCATACAATGCAAAGTCTTTTCCACGACTTTCTCCGGGCCGGCTCTACTATGGTTCCGACAATTAAAAGCCGGATCACTCAACAGCTTTAGTGATCTCCGACGATCCTTCTTACAGCAATACAGCGCGAACCGAGAGGCTCCCAGAACAATGGCCGATCTCTATCGAATCGAACAAGGGGAGAATGAACACCCAAAGGCATACTTACAGCGTTTCATTGACCTCGTGCATCAAATCCACGACGTCGACCCACTCACCGCAGCAAATCTCTTCGTCAAGAGCTTGCAAGTGGGGTCACTCTTGCATGAGAATCTCACTATGACACCACCATATGATATGGCAGACGTGCAGACCCGAGCCGAGGGCGTCTTCAGAGTATTAGAATTTCGAGAGCGCGCGCAGAAGAAGACTGCACTTATCTCTGCTCCCCCAGCGAATAACCCTCCACCACCTGTCAGGGATGACAAGAGGAAGCGGAACCAAACGGATCATACGAAGGAAGGCAAAAGGCCTAGGCAAGATCGTCAGCCATCGCGGTACCCATCCTTCGAATACACCGTCCCGCAAGAAGTCATTTATGAAGAGAATAAAGATAGGCCTATCTGGCGAGAGCCCTACAAAATTAACACTCCATCTGACAGAAGGGATAAAAGCAAATACTGTCTCTTCCACAAAGATCACGGTCATACGATCGCTGAATGCCACAATCTGAACAATCAGATCCAAgccctcatgaggagtgggcGGCTTACCCAATACATCAAGGAGACAGACAGACCAGGCGCCTCGCGGCAGAACACAGCTTCTGCCCCCACTCCGCAGGCGTCAGACCCCGTACACACAGCCTCTGACAGCACCCTGGAGCCTCTTAAACAAGTCCCTATGATCCACGGAATTGTAGAATCCACCGATAATCAAGACCATGCAATTAAAATCCATAAAAGGATGGAAGAACGAGTGAAGCGGTACAAATCATTAGGCCACGTGGTCAATCTCGTCACTTCAGAAGAAAGAAGCTACACAGCCTCTGCTATTACCTTCACTAACGAAGACCTGAAGGGCGTCCACCTGCCTCATGACGATCCACTCGTCATTTCCTTACAAGTTGACCACTGCCAGCTGGGCAGAGTTCTGATCGATGGGGGCAGTGGGGTCGACatcctcttctgggaagcctACCAGAAAATGGGACTAGAGGAGAATCAGATCCGACCCTCCACCATGCCCGTTTTGGGTTTCAACAGCCAGAGAGTCTATCCAAAGGGCGTCGTTCGGTTAACTGTGGTAGCTGCAGAACGCACCTTGCCAGTAGACTTCCTTATTATAGACTCCGCCACGagctacaacgccatcatgggGAGGGGTTGGATCCACCGAATGCGGGGGGTAGTCTCCACGCTACATCAGGTGATGCGATGCCAATCGCTCAATGGCCGATACACCGTCGATATCAAAGGCTGCCAGAAGCAAGCCAAAAAGTGCTTCCTTACCTTAAAAGAAATAAGTAGCTCTGCCTCTGCCTCCCATGAGGACTCTCCTGACAAATAG
- the LOC133804711 gene encoding uncharacterized protein LOC133804711, which yields MRTFAWTPHDIPGIDPSVMSHSLNISTYFPPVKQKQRRFAPEVNRVIQEEVQRLLSTGAIEECLYPSWLANPVVVPKKNGKKRVCIDYTNLNKACPKDSYPLPKIDQMIDATAGYERMSFLDAYSGYNQIPMKSEDRIHTAFVTEDGLYCYKVMPFGLKNAGATYQRLMHKIFSSLLGRNMEVYIDDMVVKSKQSSPHIDDLTECFDILDAYKMKLNPTKCVFGVSSGQFLGYIVSQRGIEANPTQIASLSGIKEPRTIRDIQALAGKIVALSRFISRMSDRCQPFLQCIKKSTNTSWGPEQQKALGELKTYLSSPPILSSPIADEDLFLYLSVSKFAVSSVLFREEANHQRPVFYCSKMLLDAETRYSMMEKLALALLTAKKKLRQYFESHTIIVYTDYPLKQVLSKPDLSGRLSKWAIELGTYDIQFLPRKAKKGQVLADFLVEIQSFTPDALPELLESEDQWLWTMHTDGASNSQGAGIGVVLEAPSGLKIEEAIRLEQPTTNNEAEYEALIYGLELAREMGIQRLNVRGDSQLMIEQVAGNFDTKAPHLASLLRKATILRSHFRQFDLTQVPREQNQKADALAKLASAGACTRQSSISFSRSSKDMEVCSTSSEPECWIDPIIKYLTTSELPPNPKDAKLLRLRAQRYSMIHGTLYRKSFNGPYLRCLCPSEAKKLLEEIHEGACGNHTGGRSLAHKALTAGYYWPYMMTEARDYAKKCDKCQRFAPTIHQPAQTLHSIVAPWPFAKWGMDVVGELPKAVGGKRYALVATDYFTKWVVAEAYVTVNKTDTMSFIWKHIICQFGIPWEIVVDNGTPFQNARVQELCDTYKIKLSFASVTYPQGNGQAEASNKVIFANIKKNLEDKKGAWVEELPKVLWAYRTTKRSSTGESPYAMVYGTEAIIPTEVGLPTLRTEIASDPTTNTIQLLHNLDLLEETRTMAQMRLENYQKVAERYYNKRVQLRTFQEGDWPHYTKSDTW from the exons ATGAGAACTTTTGCCTGGACGCCACACGACATACCCGGAATAGACCCTTCTGTTATGAGCCACAGCTTGAATATCTCCACCTACTTCCCACCCGTCAAGCAGAAGCAGAGGAGATTCGCTCCAGAGGTCAATCGAGTCATACAAGAGGAAGTCCAACGGCTCCTGAGCACGGGGGCAATCGAAGAATGTTTATACCCCAGTTGGCTTGCCAACCCCGTCGTGGTCCCAAAGAAGAATGGGAAAAAGAGAGTATGTATAGACTACACAAATCTAAACAAAGCCTGTCCCAAAGATAGCTACCCTCTACCAAAAATCGATCAGATGATAGACGCCACGGCAGGATATGAAAGAATGAGCTTCCTCGACGCCTACTCTGGCTACAACCAGATCCCCATGAAATCAGAGGATAGGATTCATACAGCATTCGTAACGGAAGATGgtttatactgctacaaagttatgccattcggtcTAAAGAATGCAGGCGCGACATATCAGAGGTTGATGCACAAGATATTTTCCTCATTgctcgggagaaatatggaggtttatATTGACGATATGGTCGTCAAGTCCAAACAAAGCTCTCCACATATAGACGACTTGACGGAATGTTTCGACATCCTTGATGCTTATAAAATGAAGTTAAACCCCACAAAATGTGTCTTCGGGGTATCCTCCGGACAGTTCTTGGGATACATCGTCAGTCAGAGGGGCATCGAGGCGAACCCAACTCAGATTGCGTCCCTCTCAGGAATTAAGGAACCCCGAACCATCAGAGACATACAGGCTCTAGCCGGCAAGATAGTAGCATTAAGTCGATTCATATCACGAATGTCAGACCGCTGCCAGCCCTTCTTGCAGTGCATAAAGAAGTCCACCAACACCTCCTGGGGACCAGAACAGCAAAAAGCATTGGGTGAATTGAAGACTTACTTGAGCTCTCCTCCTATATTGAGTTCACCTATTGCTGATGAAGATTTATTCTTATATTTGTCTGTCTCAAAATTCGCTGTAAGTTCCGTTCTTTTTCGAGAAGAAGCCAATCATCAGAGGCCAGTGTTCTACTGCAGCAAGATGTTGTTAGATGCTGAAACCCGATACAgcatgatggaaaaattggcactcgCACTCCTCACGGCCAAAAAGAAGCTACGACAATACTTTGAAAGCCACACAATCATCGTATATACGGACTATCCATTAAAGCAGGTGCTGAGCAAGCCCGACCTTTCCGGAAGGTTATCTAAATGGGCTATAGAGCTTGGGACATACGATATTCAGTTTTTACCGCGAAAAGCTAAAAAGGGGCAGGTACTCGCTGACTTCCTGGTTGAAATTCAGTCGTTCACTCCTGATGCCCTGCCAGAATTACTAGAATCAGAAGATCAATGGTTGTGGACAATGCACACTGACGGAGCATCCAATTCCCAAGGGGCTGGTATTGGCGTCGTATTAGAAGCTCCCTCGGGCCTAAAAATCGAAGAAGCCATTCGTTTAGAGCAACCCACGacgaacaatgaagcagaatatgaggcactGATCTATGGTTTGGAACTCGCACGCGAAATGGGAATCCAGCGTCTAAACGTCAGAGGCGACTCGCAGCTTATGATAGAGCAAGTGGCTGGGAATTTCGATACCAAAGCACCCCATCTGGCTAGCCTCCTACGGAAGGCAACCATTTTACGATCGCACTTTCGCCAGTTCGACCTCACACAAGTACCTCGGGAGCAAAATCAGAAGGCCGATGCCCTTGCCAAATTAGCTTCTGCGGGAGCGTGCACACGCCAATCCTCCATATCTTTTAGTCGATCAAGCAAAGATATGGAAGTCTGTTCCACCTCATCCGAACCCGAATGCTGGATAGATCCGATCATCAAGTACTTGACCACCTCCGAGCTCCCACCTAACCCGAAAGATGCAAAACTTCTGCGCCTTCGGGCACAACGCTATTCCATGATCCATGGCACGTTGTACCGAAAATCCTTCAATGGCCCGTATCTGCGATGTTTGTGCccatcagaagctaaaaaatTGTTAGAAGAAATACATGAGGGGGCATGCGGAAATCACACAGGGGGACGAAGCTTGGCACACAAAGCGCTTACAGCAGGATATTACTGGCCGTACATGATGACAGAGGCACGAGATTATGctaagaaatgtgacaaatgccaacgatttgcacccaccatccatcaacCTGCTCAAACCCTACACTCCATTGTTgcaccttggccttttgcaaaatGGGGAATGGATGTAGTAGGTGAACTTCCTAAGGCCGTTGGTGGAAAACGATATGCTCTTGTAGCcactgattacttcacaaaatgggttgtgGCAGAGGCGTACGTCACGGTCAACAAAACAGACACTATGTCCTTCATCTGGAAACATATTATATGTCAATTTGGAATACCCTGGGAGATAGTCGTCGACAACGGCACTCCATTCCAAAATGCAAGGGTACAGGAACTATGCGACACGTACAAGATCAAGCTAAGCTTCGCCTCTGTTACTTACCCGCAGGGTAATGGTCAAGCAGAAGCTTCCAACAAAGTCATCTTTGCCAACATTAAGAAGAATTTGGAAGACAAAAAAGGAGCATGGGTAGAAGAACTACCGAAAGTGTTATGGGCTTATAGAACAACAAAAAGATCCTCCACGGGGGAGTCTCCCTATGCCATGGTTTATGGAACAGAAGCTATCATCCCAACAGAAGTCGGTCTGCCTACACTTCGGACAGAGATTGCATCTGATCCAACAACGAACACCATTCAATTACTGCACAACCTAGACCTTCTAGAAGAAACACGTACAATGGCCCAAATGAGACTGGAAAATTATCAGAAGGTAGCAGAACGCTACTACAACAAAAGGGTCCAATTACGCACATTTCAAGAGGGAGATTGG CCACATTACACTAAGTCCGACACGTGGTAA
- the LOC133804421 gene encoding uncharacterized protein LOC133804421 yields MGQALSLCKRPRGFAPAGHLPEASSVTPAIGSSLVAGSEGMVHVEGASSSPSKLPAGATRDGVPDGLPSEVKSPAICAKSSEALTSASDLPEGSAVGHKRGSEGRRPSSASRKNKLLEDAFGEGSEYVDTISLPVEASKVVEPESIPGGQESGAVMATSVDSLGVDVPSLLPTASEFHPGDVAAVSPKGIDSFESPSAFLEQLTSSAVRTPVYFPSDLGEDDSLFARPSKAYSSGMGTVALTSDSIMVSTLAEGEKPVAPVASAAVSAGGEASDRTGVMSEYGPSASNEVMEEMLRISRPHLPTEAVGSLSGQGDLLQQVSDHIWMSYVCASAARREYAAAMQNGTKLAEQMAKVEEERSGRKMAEANRDVLVEAIKRLEAELAEAKKRVTAMEEKLVSTVGLEVERDKLKADLVDMTNKWMEKSQFCVQHEARMEKLSSMMSDLDEEIVSLQTDKETLEKERKELEQRVNSLESCAAEAKKQKLETELLFGKKLKEAEERAVEAAVEATRQRIRDREITERKFARMAEVDTAKYLDLALRNKKQTPEEKWAKLEMYCKNVDVKIGEYDVDKYLNELGDLQISYPPCHLEKLKLRGDALGSMYNAEGEAVEDTVANLALDEKASGSTSVAEGKSEGERGAIE; encoded by the exons ATGGGTCAGGCCCTATCGTTGTGCAAAAGGCCACGTGGATTTGCCCCTGCTGGGCATTTACCTGAGGCATCTTCTGTTACTCCTGCAATTGGATCTTCCTTGGTAGCAGGCTCAGAAGGGATGGTTCATGTAGAGGgcgcttcctcttctccttccaaACTTCCAGCGGGGGCGACTAGAGATGGAGTTCCGGATGGCTTACCGTCGGAGGTGAAGTCGCCTGCAATCTGCGCGAAGTCGTCAGAGGCGTTGACCTCAGCTTCTGATTTACCCGAAGGGTCTGCTGTTGGCCATAAACGTGGCTCAGAGGGGAGACGCCCTTCCTCTGCTTCTCGTAAAAACAAGCTTCTAGAGGATGCTTTCGGGGAGGGTTCTGAATATGTGGATACCATTTCACTGCCAGTTGAGGCAAGTAAGGTCGTTGAGCCCGAATCTATCCCTGGGGGCCAGGAATCAGGGGCTGTTATGGCAACAAGTGTTGATAGTCTTGGTGTTGACGTTCCTTCATTGCTACCTACCGCTTCTGAGTTTCATCCAGGAGATGTCGCTGCTGTGTCCCCGAAGGGTATTGACTCTTTTGAATCTCCTAGTGCTTTCTTGGAACAGCTCACGTCTTCTGCCGTGCGGACGCCAGTGTATTTCCCCAGTGATTTGGGTGAGGATGACAGCTTGTTTGCGCGCCCTTCGAAGGCGTACTCTTCCGGCATGGGAACGGTTGCGTTGACGTCTGATAGCATTATGGTATCGACGTTAGCAGAAGGTGAGAAGCCAGTTGCCCCCGTTGCTTCTGCGGCTGTATCTGCAGGGGGAGAAGCAAGTGACAGAACAGGAGTAATGTCGGAATATGGCCCCTCTGCGTCTAACGAAGTGATGGAGGAAATGCTACGCATAAGCAGACCCCATCTACCTACAGAAGCAGTTGGGTCTTTAAGTGGACAAGGCGATTTGTTGCAGCAAGTATCGGACCACATCTGGATG AGCTATGTATGTGCTTCGGCTGCAAGGCGAGAGTATGCGGCGGCTATGCAGAATGGAACCAAATTGGCAGAGCAGATGGCGAAAGTAGAAGAGGAGCGGTCAGGGAGAAAGATGGCTGAAGCGAATCGAGATGTGCTGGTAGAGGCCATCAAGAGGCTAGAAGCAGAGTTGGCAGAGGCGAAAAAGAGGGTGACCGCGATGGAGGAGAAGCTGGTAAGCACTGTTGGGCTTGAAGTGGAGCGAGACAAACTGAAAGCTGATTTGGTGGATATGACCAATAAATGGATGGAGAAAAGTCAATTCTGCGTTCAGCATGAAGCTCGCATGGAAAAGCTTAGCAGTATGATGAGTGACCTTGACGAGGAGATTGTATCGTTACAGACTGATAAGGAGACCTTagagaaggagagaaaagagCTGGAGCAAAGGGTGAACAGTCTTGAGTCCTGCGCAGCGGAGGCCAAGAAGCAGAAGTTAGAAACTGAACTTCTATTTGGGAAGAAGTTGAAGGAAGCAGAAGAG aggGCAGTAGAGGCAGCTGTTGAAGCCACTAGGCAGCGTATTCGAGACCGAGAGATCACTGAACGCAAATTTGCGAGAATGGCAGAGGTAGACACTGCCAAGTATCTGGATTTGGCGTTACGTAACAAGAAGCAGACCCCAGAGGAGAAATGGGCAAAGCTGGAGATGTATTGCAAGAACGTCGATGTAAAGATAGGAGAGTATGACGTCGACAAGTATTTGAATGAACTTGGGGATTTGCAGATTTCTTATCCGCCATGTCATTTGGAGAAGTTGAAGCTGAGGGGCGATGCGCTGGGATCGATGTATAATGCCGAGGGGGAAGCCGTTGAAGATACTGTTGCCAACTTGGCTCTTGATGAAAAAGCATCAGGTTCTACCTCTGTAGCTGAGGGCAAGTCAGAGGGTGAAAGAGGTGCCATAGAATGA